From Roseburia hominis, the proteins below share one genomic window:
- a CDS encoding aldose 1-epimerase family protein, which produces MNPYIGHDSQLYGVEEHRLIGGKGDGMRLYEIHNGQGIDMTVSPDRNGDITRLRFQGINLSYMSPCGYVAPAYYDSVESNWLNSFTAGFLTTCGLNGVGSPCVDEGEKIPLHGSIANTPCEQAYYTMEEEKLIVRSVTKDETIFGRKLRLTREIVVSTKENTFTIIDVIENTGDRTEPFEILYHMNMGYPLLDEDSVVEIPSKKVTPRDAHAAEDMENWMHMEKPTAGYQERCYYHEFSDSNGIARITQPKLGISLEITFDAAVLDGFVEWKMMGVRDYVLGLECGNCYPDGRDKMRERGMLKFLQPGEKKTYQVTIQMGLSGNR; this is translated from the coding sequence ATGAATCCTTATATTGGACATGACTCACAGCTATATGGTGTGGAAGAGCACCGTTTGATCGGTGGGAAAGGCGATGGGATGCGCCTGTATGAAATACATAACGGTCAGGGAATCGATATGACGGTTTCGCCCGACCGAAACGGAGATATTACCAGATTAAGATTTCAGGGAATCAATTTAAGCTATATGTCGCCCTGTGGGTATGTTGCACCGGCGTATTATGACAGTGTGGAAAGTAACTGGCTGAATTCTTTTACGGCAGGCTTTCTTACAACTTGTGGACTGAATGGAGTGGGAAGTCCCTGTGTGGATGAGGGTGAGAAAATTCCTCTTCACGGTTCTATTGCCAACACACCCTGCGAGCAAGCTTATTATACGATGGAAGAGGAAAAACTGATTGTAAGAAGTGTGACAAAGGATGAGACGATCTTTGGGCGGAAACTACGTTTGACTAGAGAAATCGTGGTGTCAACAAAAGAAAATACCTTTACTATTATAGATGTGATCGAGAATACAGGAGATCGAACAGAGCCTTTTGAAATCCTGTATCATATGAATATGGGGTATCCGCTTCTTGACGAAGACAGCGTGGTGGAGATTCCATCCAAGAAAGTGACGCCCCGCGATGCACATGCGGCGGAAGATATGGAGAATTGGATGCATATGGAGAAACCAACGGCAGGGTATCAGGAACGATGCTATTATCATGAATTTTCTGATAGCAATGGAATAGCAAGGATTACCCAGCCGAAACTGGGAATCAGTCTTGAGATTACGTTTGATGCAGCAGTGCTTGATGGTTTTGTAGAGTGGAAGATGATGGGGGTAAGAGACTATGTACTGGGTCTGGAATGCGGCAACTGCTATCCGGACGGGAGAGATAAGATGCGTGAAAGGGGGATGTTAAAATTCCTTCAGCCAGGAGAAAAGAAGACATATCAGGTAACAATACAGATGGGGCTGTCGGGAAATAGATAG
- a CDS encoding AAA family ATPase, whose amino-acid sequence MFKRKIYDKMLEWKKTSEGRSALLIEGARRIGKSTVAEAFARNEYESYIMIDFAQAAKEVKDLFEDVSNLNYLFLQLQLRYRVDLHERKSLIIFDEVQLCPKARQTIKVLVQDHRYDYIETGSLISIRKNVKDILIPSEERKLAMYPMDYEEFLWALGDETTIPLLKRCFDAGVGLGDQMNRKLMRDFRLYMLVGGMPQAVDEYIRSNNFRLVDQVKRDILNLYEDDFMKIDPTGRISMLFDAIPAQLNKNASRYQASSVLGGESSDKILELVAELKDSKTVLVSYHANDPAIPMSNSKDLRRFKLFICDTGLFATLMFRDRDFTENIIYEKLLSDKLSANLGYLYENVVAQILAANGNELFYFTMLNEVSKHNYEVDFLIARKNKICPIEIKSSGYKTHKSLDAFAEKFSDRVLWRYLIYTKDFSKDKDIFCLPVYMTQFL is encoded by the coding sequence ATGTTTAAGAGAAAGATATATGACAAAATGCTTGAATGGAAAAAGACTTCTGAAGGAAGAAGCGCACTTCTGATTGAAGGAGCCAGACGAATTGGAAAGTCCACAGTGGCAGAAGCATTTGCCAGGAATGAGTATGAGAGCTATATTATGATTGATTTTGCACAGGCAGCCAAGGAGGTAAAGGATCTTTTTGAGGATGTTTCAAATCTGAATTATCTATTCTTACAGCTTCAGCTGAGATATAGAGTAGATCTACATGAAAGAAAATCACTGATAATTTTCGATGAAGTGCAGCTTTGCCCGAAAGCGCGGCAGACAATCAAGGTATTGGTGCAAGATCATAGATATGATTATATTGAAACGGGTTCTCTGATTTCCATAAGGAAAAATGTAAAAGATATTCTGATTCCAAGCGAGGAAAGAAAGCTTGCAATGTACCCGATGGATTATGAGGAGTTCCTTTGGGCGCTAGGCGATGAGACCACTATACCGCTTCTGAAAAGGTGTTTTGATGCAGGGGTAGGATTGGGAGATCAGATGAACAGGAAACTTATGAGGGATTTCCGATTGTATATGCTAGTAGGTGGAATGCCGCAAGCTGTAGATGAATATATCAGAAGTAATAATTTCAGACTGGTAGATCAGGTAAAGAGAGATATTCTGAATCTGTATGAGGATGATTTTATGAAGATTGACCCAACGGGGCGCATTTCCATGCTGTTTGATGCAATTCCGGCACAGCTAAATAAAAATGCGTCAAGGTATCAGGCTTCCTCTGTACTTGGGGGTGAGAGTTCTGACAAGATATTGGAACTGGTTGCAGAACTTAAGGATTCTAAGACGGTACTTGTTTCTTATCATGCAAATGATCCAGCTATTCCAATGTCAAACAGTAAAGACTTAAGACGGTTTAAGCTTTTTATCTGTGATACAGGGCTGTTTGCGACACTTATGTTCAGGGACAGAGATTTTACAGAGAATATCATTTATGAGAAACTTCTGAGCGATAAGCTAAGTGCAAACCTTGGATATTTGTATGAGAATGTTGTAGCTCAGATTCTTGCAGCAAATGGAAATGAGCTGTTCTATTTCACGATGTTAAATGAAGTGTCAAAGCATAATTATGAAGTGGATTTCCTAATTGCAAGAAAAAATAAAATATGCCCTATTGAGATAAAATCGTCTGGATATAAGACACATAAATCGCTGGATGCGTTTGCGGAAAAATTCTCGGACAGGGTATTGTGGAGGTATTTAATCTATACGAAAGATTTCTCAAAGGATAAAGATATCTTTTGTCTGCCTGTTTATATGACACAGTTTTTGTAA
- a CDS encoding ATP-binding protein gives MKGSHRIIVESKKVKYDFIIKRNITILTGDSGSGKTVLIDFIREYRRYGADSGVFLSCDCECKTIDNEDWERQIEETSNSIIFIDEGNRFLTSKRFAELALQSDNYFVLATREKLPMLPYSVNEIYGFRQSGKFHEAKKKYNEIYHLYGEISERDRINPQFVITDL, from the coding sequence ATGAAAGGTTCACATAGAATTATTGTAGAATCCAAAAAAGTGAAATATGATTTTATCATAAAGAGAAATATCACTATCCTCACAGGTGACAGCGGATCCGGGAAAACGGTATTGATTGATTTTATTCGTGAATATAGAAGATATGGCGCTGATAGCGGGGTGTTTCTTTCATGTGACTGTGAATGCAAAACGATAGATAATGAAGATTGGGAAAGACAGATAGAAGAAACTTCAAATAGTATTATATTCATTGATGAGGGTAACCGGTTTCTTACTTCGAAAAGATTTGCAGAGCTTGCTTTGCAGTCAGATAATTATTTTGTCCTTGCGACAAGGGAAAAATTACCGATGCTTCCTTACAGCGTGAACGAAATATATGGATTCCGGCAATCAGGAAAATTTCATGAAGCGAAGAAAAAATATAATGAGATCTATCACCTATATGGAGAGATATCTGAGAGGGATAGAATTAATCCCCAATTTGTAATTACAGATCTTTAA
- a CDS encoding DUF4869 domain-containing protein — translation MLTIIYGDVENSIYNTNVYFKNTYETEWLETELAKQMIKDIDGSDVVSGECINSPVLGQIPPERLSGGVKTLLLILNEPDRIFNASTCGDNCAKWILEIGKQQDVTINLRHMMSFGKDTEFDIKIKNGNEMVHSMRELIPIASQYLNEMKQE, via the coding sequence ATGCTTACTATCATATATGGCGATGTGGAAAATAGCATTTATAACACAAATGTTTATTTCAAGAATACCTATGAAACAGAATGGTTGGAAACAGAGCTTGCGAAACAAATGATCAAGGATATTGATGGCTCGGATGTTGTGAGCGGAGAATGTATTAACAGTCCGGTACTGGGGCAGATTCCACCGGAACGATTATCCGGAGGTGTAAAGACATTATTATTGATATTGAATGAGCCGGATAGAATTTTTAATGCATCTACATGTGGAGATAACTGTGCAAAATGGATACTGGAAATCGGAAAACAGCAGGATGTGACAATTAACTTAAGACATATGATGAGCTTTGGAAAAGACACGGAATTTGACATAAAGATAAAAAACGGGAATGAGATGGTCCACTCTATGAGAGAATTGATTCCGATAGCAAGCCAGTATTTAAATGAAATGAAACAGGAGTAG